The following is a genomic window from Episyrphus balteatus chromosome 1, idEpiBalt1.1, whole genome shotgun sequence.
CTCATCTGCAGAATTGAAACTTAAAGCAGAATTTCTATTAGAATATTTTCGTTACCACCTCGCACGTTATCGATTTCACTTACCTATTATCTTCTCTCTGGAAGGACCTAACCACCGTTCTTGTTTCGAAATTTAcatgaaatttaaaaactacTCGACTGGTTTCGTTGCATTGGAAACAAATGGAAAATTCGGTGGAGCGAGGGCCGCGAGCTATGCACTCCATAGCAACTACAGTACCTGAAAATgaacacagacaaaaaaaaaaatccttataaaatacattttttatcctTGGCGATACATGGAACAATCGATAcctgtttcatatttttttggaacatcACTTTGGAAGGCAAGTTTCTCGCAGGATAACAAATTCCGTGGAAATACCAAAGGGAACAGCATACGATGATGGAACTGTGTAATTTTTTCAAAGTCACCATACACCATCACATAGTTTATCTTCTTTGGACATTGCAGATATTCGAAGGTGCCATACAAGTTATCGTTGACATAGATTTCGAAGCATTTTTGCAAAACTGCCACACGAAAGTTGAAGGTTTGTCCtggtttcaaaaatgtaaaaaaaaatgtattagcTTTTAGAAGGATGTTAAATTGTGATATATCTGGAGAAATGGCTTgcattttttcaattctttgatGAAGCAAAAAATCCTATCTATTCTTGGAAaggcaaaacaaaacaatttcattgatgaattaaatatttttcaataacatttttttaatgaaaaacatttttacttgtacataatacatttttttaatgcaaataattttttcgcaatgacattttatttttaatgcaaaagttTTGTATGTTTAGAAGTAAAGCTTAAGATTTGTTTACAagataagaaaaattataagtgagtcccaaaaaaaaagttcgcttCTCAACTCTTTTATTCCGAGTATGAATGTGGTAGGCATTCACTGGCGGTTTATCCatgtactttttttagtttaCAACATAGCAATTTAATGTTATAAAGACAACATGCAAAATATTAAGGATTGAAACCGCGCATGTGacagctttaatttaatttttttttttgaaaatacctaCAAAGAATTCTCTTTAATCATTTCTGTTTTCCCAAACAGCTAGTTCATTTTCAccgaattttcttaaaaagcattttttttttaaatttttatttgaaaaattgatttttttcttctgaaattttggtttaaagtttTGATGAATACAAAATGGCGTACCGAGTATCGACTTCATCTAATCCTatcttaaaccaaaaaaaaaatgtttatactcatttgttttgaaaaccgaaaagcattttttttaagtacagtaaaagtaaaaattacgttttaattatccctgaattaaaaacaatttttgaaaaactgataaTTTTACTGacttttcatggtttttgactggctccagaacctaagctattatatgtaggaggCTTATACTTCCCAaacattaaatatagatatttttcaacaaaattaatctTAAATTAACTCGATaactgtactccttatgcaaaaattttaagcataTTTAACATATTTCAGAACCTCGTCTTAATGAAGCGAAAGTAAAATCGCGGTTCTGGATGTACTTAAAGATCTTAAATTTTTATCAGGTTCTTGGgcgaaaaaaaagttgcaagaaaatttacaaatgttttcaaaatatgtgtcaatgaatacaaattttcatttgttttgatTTGCATTCATTTTACCATAAAATcaaagtttttctcaaaaaatttagattttagtATATACTTCCTTTTCCATGCAATATATTTTATGAGGTTTGAAATAGATCCGCCACATAAAATTAGTCGTTATTTTTAACGCAGGTCTGCAGTTAATCATAATcgttagtttttgagaaaaacaaacttttttttgatcGTATTGCAAGTAGGTAtgatatacatttatttttgaaaatgatcaAAACATTCGAGTAAGAAGTAAATTAGACTTAGAGGAAGTTAAATCTAGAGGGAGTTTACTGTATTTTTATAActtaattaaaaacttaaaggaGATGAcccatttttctatggagcctggaaaaatcagaaaaatcggATATTTTCGAAACAACTCTTTATAGCACCCGAATTATAGAacctagaaaaacaattttggtaCCAAATGATATGTTAAAGTAGTAACTTTCGACTGGTACTAAGATCTTTTTTCTACGCTCagtattttttcatatatggtttttagactttttcgaacaaaatttcttaCGACTGATTTCTACGActgatatctcgaaaaaataagttatgacatttactttttttacaccAATTTAATCTTTAATTGATAACCTTTTATTTCATATACATAAAAGTTACAttacttcaaacaaaaacaatattgtttttgtctaaaaaaattcttttgtttataatatgGTTTTTGTTTGACGTAATCTAACTTTTATGTATATGAAATAAAAGGTTATCAATTGCATTggtgtaaaaaaagtaaatgacaTAACTTATTTTCTGTACCGGCATACAACGTAAACGACTTAGCCGATTTCAACCAATATTTTTACACAGAAACcataaaataaacacatttttggatttttaaaaaatattttaattttttttttttttttgaaaaatcgattttttgaaaacgggttgacgAATTTTATCGAAGTTACGTTTTTATGtgctgaataatattttcttaaaaatggcataccaatttttttttttgaaaaatataaggaaatttttatatgtaaaaaattattaaaaaaaaaaaacactctaaggagtttcgatattttttacttgcgatataggcactatatgtatatcaagttatgcattcgtaaaaaaaaaaagttgagataacatttttcctcgacattacgatggtagagaatgctaAAAATGTGGGCCTCGGAAgtcagacggacttccggggcCCACATTTTTAGCAttctctgtctgtctgtcagtctatctgtctgtctgtctgtctgtatacggagcgacagcctaaacggatgaaccgattgacttcaaacttggtatgaagcATTTTTTTAGGGACTCTCCAGAAGGGTTTTTggagtaaatttttttggatcATTTTTTTggacttgtcatataccgattttagtaaaattaaaattgctcaaaaacggctccaacgattttgttaaaaaaattcaaatacaagttttaagagaaggtctatctttcaataaaaaagttttattttgaaaatcattattaacggtacctgccatagaaccgttttttttaaatccgattctctctgaaactgc
Proteins encoded in this region:
- the LOC129906050 gene encoding uncharacterized protein LOC129906050 isoform X2, whose protein sequence is MMAEQSNQFIFWTNLRPYQYDQFQYLSTKKSRRLQFDEYGQTFNFRVAVLQKCFEIYVNDNLYGTFEYLQCPKKINYVMVYGDFEKITQFHHRMLFPLVFPRNLLSCEKLAFQSDVPKKYETGTVVAMECIARGPRSTEFSICFQCNETSRVVFKFHVNFETRTVVRSFQREDNSFNSADEETDGDFPFVRGNSFKIAFGQGDKAFIVAVNGKYFTYFNFPFRNFSISTVKCLCSYPGDFAVNKLEYHEDSPLLKRVEKLSAIS